The following nucleotide sequence is from Bradyrhizobium roseum.
TTCGATTTTGCGTAAGCTCCAGAGATAAGAAAAGGAAGGCCGTCATGTCAGTGCTTGAGCCTTTGGACACAATTACCGGAGCTTATAACAACTGGGTGGACGGCATTAAGGATTACGACCCAACGTTTGTCGGTCAAATAAAGGGAGACCTACATCTCGGAGTCCGATCATGACTAATGAGGGCAAGCCACCGCCGTTCAAGGTAAGGTCCACGATTCCAGGCCGAGGAATGGGACTTAAGGAGTGGTCTCAGGAAGAGCTCTCTATTGCCTCGTATCAAGATCGTTTTCCGGAGCAGTGGAGCGCTTATTTTGACTCTGAGAGCGAGCGTGGCTTCATCACCAACGCGATGAACGATCATATCGTGGCTCACCTGGAGCAAGTTGTGCCGGGACTTCATACCAAACACTATCGAGTGGGAGTCATTGACTTCCGCTTTGCTAATGAGCGCACCTTTCGCTTTCGCATGTGGCAACCTCAGAATCGGCTGATCCGTTTAGAGCAATATTGGGCTTACGTCAGGGAAATGCAGGCTAGTCGTCAAGCGCTGTGTGTAAACGGACATGCCGAGTGGACGATTGAGCAGATTCACATATTCATGTCGTATCTGCAGCAAGAGGTTCCCGCCTTCTGGGTGAAAATCTGCGAAATTTACAATGAGATTGGGTTTTCCGAAGCGTCGATTGTGCAAGAGAACCGAAAACAGGCTGCCGCTGTGTTTTCGGTGCCGGAAGATATCGATTACGCCACCATCGGAGGGGGGCTAATCGAAGAGGCCGATCGGATCCATCATTTCGAGATGCTGAAACCAAAAAACCAGGACGAGCGAACTCGTCTGCAGGACGAGTGGTTCAACAAAAATGAAGCGGGCCTAACTTTTGATGAATGGCGGCTCGCCGTCAGGGCTCGAAAGAACGGCCAGCGGGTTTACGGTGACAGTGCACTAAATTGACTTCCCGTTTCCCGTGCGGCATGTTGCGGCATGGCTCGTCTCGCCCGCGTTGTTATTCCCGGCCTGCCGCACCACGTGACGCAGCGTGGCAATGGCGGGGCGCGGACGTTTTTCGGCGATGACGATTTTGCGTGCTATCGCGACCTGCTGGCCGAGGCGTGCCGCGCGGCCGATGTCGAGGTGTGGGCCTGGTGCCTGATGCCGAACCACGTCCATTTGATCCTGGTGCCGTCGGATGCGGACGGATTGCGCCGTGCGCTGGCGCCGGTGCACCGCCGCTATGCCGGCATCATCCATGCGCGGCGCAAGCGGACCGGGCATTTCTGGCAGGGGCGCTTCGGCTGCGTGGCGATGGACGGGGAGCACCTCGCCGCGGCGTTGCGCTACGTGTCGCTCAACCCGGTGCGGGCGCGCCTGGTCGGCCGCGCGCGGGACTGGCGCTGGTCCAGCGTGCGGGCGCATCTCGGCGGCGGGCGCGACGGCGTCACGACGCTGGCGCCGGTGCGCGAGCGCTACCCGGATTTCGCGGCGTTCCTGTCCGAGCAGGCCGATGACGAGGCGATCACGCGACTACGCCGCGCCGAGACGATCGGCCGTCCGATCGGCAGCCGTCGATTCCTCGATGGGCTCGAGCGCAAGACGAGGCGGGTTCTCAAGCCGGCCAAGCGCGGACCGAAGCCGCGGGCCGGGGAGGAGAGTTAAGTGCACTGTCACCGTAATTCTGTCACCGTAATCTCGGGCCATTTTGTTTTATTCAGTCGCGAGGCGACTGAACGAGCGATTGAATGTAACGGAGCGTCTTGTTGATCTGAAGAGTGCAATGTTGACGAAGGTGCTGATGTGGAGTTGCGAACTTGCGACGAAAGATTTTCAGATTTAGTCGATCGCTCAACCGCTTCCTCTTCGGAGCGAGAATTGCTCACGCCAACGACCAAATCACTCAGCTTGAGGCGATCATTGCTGCTTACGCGGCTAATCTCGTTCTGGTTCTATGCCTCGTTTATATGTTGTTGGTTGCCGGCGGCCTTTATCAGTCACTTCCCGAGCCCTTTTTGTCGGTGCTCCCTCGCGCGCTGGCAATATCCAACATAGTCACGTTCGTGCTCACTTTCCTGGCGTCGTTGACTTGGATGGCAAATAGCCATCTTGTTCGACGCGCCCGTGAATTTGTCAGCGCTCAAGGGTCACTTCATGCGTTCATGGGCCGATACGTGGTTCCTGTTGCCATGGTGTTATGGGGATTGCTTTCTCTCACGCTCATCGCATTGCTTTTTCGTACGCTTGAACTTGGTTTGATGCACCCCTTAGCCATTGGTAGTTTGGCTGGAAGCGTTGGCGCGAACGCTCTCTTATTTCAAATGATCCTTATGCGTCGATCGCTGCGAGTCTAGACTGGGAGATTGAGATGAGCGTTGACATCATTCAACTTGCGGCCCAAATCGAGAGGCGGATGGATAGTCATATCCAGTTATACGTTCTGGCGCGTCTGGCAACTGAGCACTCAATCCCTTGTCGTCAACGAGATGAGTTTTGCCAAGGTAATAGGTTGCGTGTTCATCATTGGGTTGATGACCAGCTTGTTGTATCTGGGCGTAGTCACAAGCTACGACCCGGCCTCGGATAACATCGCGTGGCGGATTAAGGGGGCCTTTGCGGGCAACCTTGCCGTTGCGCTTGATAGTGCAACGCTTGCCGTGTTCGGAACCTTTGTGGTTGAGCAAGTTTGTGCGTTACTAAATCGGTATAGGATGTAGGAAGAAGAGATGGGCGTCGTAGTGTCGAATTACGGTGACAGTGCTGGACTGCACCCCTCGAGTGAGACACGATAATTGCGGCGACTATGCAGTTCCCGCGCCTCGTCTGATCCCGTCCCGCCTCAGCGGCGGCCCTCGGAGATCGCCTTCCTCAGACTGCGCGACAGCAATTCCACCGAATAGGGTTTTTGGATCAGCTCGAACCCGCGGTGGGCGTTCTCCGCCAACACGTTGCTGTAGCCGCTGGTCAGCAGCACGGGCAGGCCGGGATAGCGCTCGCGCACGATGCCGGCGAGTTCGACGCCGTTCATGCCGGGCATGATGACGTCGGAAAACACCAGGTCGGCGGAAAATTCGTTTTCGGCAAGGATGGCGAGCGCGGCGTCCGCGGTGGCGACGCGGCGGACGGTGTAGCCGAGATCTTCCAACAACTCGGTGGAAAACTGTCCGACGTCGTCATTGTCCTCGACGACGAGCACGCGGAAGCCCCGGCCGCGCGTCGCGGGTTCGCTGGCGATCGCGGCATCGTTGACCGCATCGGCCGGCACCGCGGCCTGCGGCAGGTAGATCGTGAACGTCGCGCCCCGGCCGGGCTCGCTCGCGACCGCGATGTCGCCGTTGGACTGCTTGGCAAAGCCGAACGCCTGGCTGAGCCCGAGGCCGGTGCCCTTGCCGACTTCCTTGGTGGTGAAGAACGGTTCGAAGATCGTCTCCAGCAGGGCAGGGGCGATGCCGGGGCCGGTGTCGGTCACGGTGATGGCGACGAAATCGCCGTTGCGGGCGGGATGCGCCCGCAACGGAGGAATGCTTCCCGCCTTGCGCACGCCGATGGTCAGCCGGCCTTCTCCCTCCATGGCGTCGCGGCTGTTGACCGCGAGGTTGATCAGCGCGGTCTCGAACTGGGCGATGTCGGCAATCGCAAAGCAATCGTTGTCCGATATCTCGACCTCGATCCGGATACGGGCGCCGACGAGGGGACGGACCATCTGGACGACGGCCTCCACCTGCGTGCCGACATTGAATATCTGCGGCTTCAGCGGCTGCCTGCGGGCGAATGCCAGCAGTTGCCCGGTCAGCTTGGAGGCGCGCTCCACGGTTTCGGAAATGGCGTCGATGTAGCGCCGCCGGCGTTCCTCCGGCAGTTCGCGACGGCGCAGGAAGTCGGTCGCGGAGCGGATGATGGTCAACAGGTTGTTGAAATCGTGCGCCACGCCGCCGGTCAATTGCCCGACCGCTTCCATCTTCTGCGACTGCCGCAAGGCTTCCTCGCTCTGGCGGCGCTCGGTGACATCGACGGCATCCGGCACGGCGCCGACGATGGCGCCGTGCTGGTCGCGCAGCGGACGCATCGTGAAATCGAAATAGCGCTCGCCGATCGGCAGGCTCAGCCGCATATCGATCCGGACTTCTTCACCTCGCATCACCGCGATGAAGGCGCCGCGGACGGCGTCGCCCGTGCCTTCCGTGCCAGAGAACCACGGTGTTTCCCAGAACGGCTTGCCGAGAACCGCGCCGGCCTCGGCGCGGATTCCGGCGAGCGCCGTCTTGTTGGCAAACAGCACGTCGCCGTGCAGGTTGAGCAGGCCCTGATACTGGTGGCTGGTCTCGAGGATGGCGCGCATCTGGGCCTCGTTGGATTCCAGCTGCGCGGTCCGCTCCGTGATCCGCAATTCCAGGATCTCGTTCAGCTGCCGCAGATCGTGCTCGGCCTGCTTCGCCGCGGTGATGTCGTGGGCGACGCCGATGAAGCCGATATGCTTGCCGGTCGGGTCCCAGCGCGGCTGGGATTCCGAGCGCAGCCAGCGGTATTCGCCCGAAGCGTTGCGGTAGCGCGCTTCCAGCACGAACGGCTTGAGCGAGGCCTCGCCGGCGATCGACTCCTGCACGACCCGCTGCTGGTCCTCCGGATGAAGCCGCTTGCGCCAATCGAACGCGATGGCTTCCTCGAACGGCAATCCGAGAAAGTCGATATAGGCCTGGTTTGCAAAGGAGCGGGTGCGGTCGAGCTTGGTGACCCACATCGGCACCGGTGCGCTGTCGGCGATGAGGCGGAAGCGCTGCTCGCTTTCGCGCAGCTTTTCCTGCGCCAGCATGCGGTCGGTGGAATCGATATGGGCGCCCACCAGCCGCAACGCGCGCCCGCTGCTGTCGCGTTCGATCTTGGCGACGACGTCGATCCAGCGCGTCTGGCCGTCGCTCGGTCGCACGATGCGGTAGGTGGCGGCATAGTCTTCGTCGCGGCCGGCAATGGCCTCGAGAAATTGCCTGACGGTGTGCTCGCGATCGTCGGGATGAATACGGTTGACCCAGTCTTCGTGGGATTCGTTGGCGGCATCCGCCGGCAGGCCGTGGATGATGAGATATTCCGGCGAGCGGCTGTTCTTGAAGCCCTCACGAAAGTCGACCTCGACGCCGCCGACGCCGGCGATGCGCTGGATCCGCACCAGCTCGGCTTCGCGTTCCTGCAGGGCGCGATGGGCGCGATCGCGCTCGCTTTCGATTTCCTGCAGATGTTGCCGCAAGCGTTCGTCCGCGGCAATTTCGGGCACGATGTTCAAATCGTCGGAAGTGGTCATTCGGCCCGGCAACCTCTGCCCGCAGTTTCACACAGGAAGCGGCGGCTTTGCCAGCTTCATTTGCTCATTTGCCCTTGGCGGGTGAGCGGCAATTGTAAGCCCGGCGGAACCCGGCGGCCTGTGCATCATCCTCGGAACAAAACCAGCGGTCCGGATGGGTCAGGCCCGGATAGGAGCGGCATGCCTGCAGATGATAGATGCCGAGGTTCCCGGTGACCCGGGCGCGGACGGCAAATTTGCCCTTGATGTTGCAGCTCGCCGGCATCACGAGTTCCTCGGGGAACAAGGCCTCGCGGATTTCGCGGTCGCGATCGGCGCGGCACGCGGCGCCGAGCAGGCCGCCATCCTTCTTCGCAACGCGGAACTCGCGCGGCGCGACGAAGCAACCTTTCCATAGTCCCTGACGGTCGTCCTTGGCGCGGGCCTCGTCCGCCTTGAAGCGCCCGCCGGCATCGGCATTCAAGGCAAAGCCGCTGCGGACCAGCAACTGGCTGAGGCTTGTGGTTTCGCCCTCGACCTTGCAGAGGCCGATCTGCCGCTTCCTGGTTGCGGGATCGGGACCGAGATCGTCGCAACGGACCTGCTTGCCGCCGGTCAGTTTGACCAGCTGGTCGCGCGCCTCGATCCCGCAGGTCCAGCTATCGGCATTCTGGTCGATGCAGAGTTGATCGACGGTCGGGGCGTCGATGCCGTCGAGCCGGTAGGTGACATTGCCGAGCTGAAGCGTGCCGCCATCGCGGACGATGGCGGTGGCGGCCGAACCCGGGCCGGCCGGAAGGACGATCGATAGCAACGCCGCAACCAGGAAAAATCGTGACCGCATCTGTTTCATTTCAAATCAATTCCAACTGAGAACGCGTTCTAGCATATGGTGAAGTGATTGAACCAAGGCGCCAATCGCGCATGAACCGGATTGGGGAAAACCGTCTGTGTGGAATCGGCGTCGGTCAAATGGCGCATTGACTTTGTGAGAACAAAATAGGAACATAAGTGCCGTTGCTCAACACGGAAATATTGCCATGTCGTCCTCTTCACAGCCGAGCTCCGAAGAGGACGACGGGCTGGAAGCCGCGGTGGATCAGGCGATTTCTGCCTGCGGGGGTGATACCAGGGCCACCATCCGCGCGCTGATCGTCGCCAATGAATATCTGGAATCCGAGGTCAGTGAGCTGATGAAAGCGGTATCCCGCGCCTATGCGCGGGGCCGGTTCAAGGCCTATTCGGGGTGAATTGCCGGCGGCCGGCGCCATCCGGCGCTACGAGACCGTTGCCTCCATCGATTTTTGCTGTACGACGGGTTTGTTACCCGCGTTGGCACATGTCATATGGCGGGTGAGGATCCTGCCCAAAGCTCAAGCAAGAAGAACATGTTCAAGAGAATTCTGATCGCAAATCGCGGCGAGATCGCCTGCCGGGTCATCAAGACTGCGCGCCGGATGGGGATCGAGACGGTGGCCGTGTATTCCGAGGCCGACCGCGACGCACTCCATGTCGAAATGGCCGATGATGCCGTGCTGATCGGCCCGCCGGCGGCCAGCGAGAGCTATCTCCTGATCGACAAGATCGTGGAAGCCTGCCGCAAGACCGGCGCCGAGGCCGTGCATCCCGGTTACGGCTTCCTGTCCGAGCGCGAGGCGTTTCCGCGCGAGCTGGCCAAGGCCGGCATCGTCTTCATCGGGCCCAATCCGGGCGCGATTGCCGCCATGGGCGACAAGATCGAATCCAAGAAGGCCGCCGCGAAAGCAAAAGTCTCGACCGTGCCGGGACATCTCGGCGTCATCGAGGACGAAAAGCACGCGGTGAAGATCGCCGACGAGATCGGCTATCCCGTGATGATCAAGGCTTCCGCCGGTGGCGGCGGCAAGGGCATGCGGATCGCGCATTCGAAAGCCGAGGTCGCCGAAGGATTCAACGTCTCCAAGGCGGAAGCGAAATCCTCGTTCGGCGACGACCGCGTCTTCATCGAAAAGTTCATCGTCGATCCCCGCCACATCGAAATCCAGGTGCTGGGCGACAAGCATGGCAACGTGATCTATCTCGGCGAGCGCGAATGTTCGATCCAGCGCCGCAACCAGAAGGTCATCGAGGAGGCGCCGTCGCCGCTGCTCGACGAGACCACCCGCCGCAAGATGGGCGAGCAGGCGGTGTCGCTGGCGAAGGCCGTGAACTACGATTCCGCCGGCACGGTCGAATTCGTCGCCGGCCAGGACAAGAGCTTCTATTTCCTGGAGAT
It contains:
- a CDS encoding PAS domain S-box protein — encoded protein: MTTSDDLNIVPEIAADERLRQHLQEIESERDRAHRALQEREAELVRIQRIAGVGGVEVDFREGFKNSRSPEYLIIHGLPADAANESHEDWVNRIHPDDREHTVRQFLEAIAGRDEDYAATYRIVRPSDGQTRWIDVVAKIERDSSGRALRLVGAHIDSTDRMLAQEKLRESEQRFRLIADSAPVPMWVTKLDRTRSFANQAYIDFLGLPFEEAIAFDWRKRLHPEDQQRVVQESIAGEASLKPFVLEARYRNASGEYRWLRSESQPRWDPTGKHIGFIGVAHDITAAKQAEHDLRQLNEILELRITERTAQLESNEAQMRAILETSHQYQGLLNLHGDVLFANKTALAGIRAEAGAVLGKPFWETPWFSGTEGTGDAVRGAFIAVMRGEEVRIDMRLSLPIGERYFDFTMRPLRDQHGAIVGAVPDAVDVTERRQSEEALRQSQKMEAVGQLTGGVAHDFNNLLTIIRSATDFLRRRELPEERRRRYIDAISETVERASKLTGQLLAFARRQPLKPQIFNVGTQVEAVVQMVRPLVGARIRIEVEISDNDCFAIADIAQFETALINLAVNSRDAMEGEGRLTIGVRKAGSIPPLRAHPARNGDFVAITVTDTGPGIAPALLETIFEPFFTTKEVGKGTGLGLSQAFGFAKQSNGDIAVASEPGRGATFTIYLPQAAVPADAVNDAAIASEPATRGRGFRVLVVEDNDDVGQFSTELLEDLGYTVRRVATADAALAILAENEFSADLVFSDVIMPGMNGVELAGIVRERYPGLPVLLTSGYSNVLAENAHRGFELIQKPYSVELLSRSLRKAISEGRR
- a CDS encoding transposase; the encoded protein is MARLARVVIPGLPHHVTQRGNGGARTFFGDDDFACYRDLLAEACRAADVEVWAWCLMPNHVHLILVPSDADGLRRALAPVHRRYAGIIHARRKRTGHFWQGRFGCVAMDGEHLAAALRYVSLNPVRARLVGRARDWRWSSVRAHLGGGRDGVTTLAPVRERYPDFAAFLSEQADDEAITRLRRAETIGRPIGSRRFLDGLERKTRRVLKPAKRGPKPRAGEES
- a CDS encoding thermonuclease family protein, with the translated sequence MRSRFFLVAALLSIVLPAGPGSAATAIVRDGGTLQLGNVTYRLDGIDAPTVDQLCIDQNADSWTCGIEARDQLVKLTGGKQVRCDDLGPDPATRKRQIGLCKVEGETTSLSQLLVRSGFALNADAGGRFKADEARAKDDRQGLWKGCFVAPREFRVAKKDGGLLGAACRADRDREIREALFPEELVMPASCNIKGKFAVRARVTGNLGIYHLQACRSYPGLTHPDRWFCSEDDAQAAGFRRAYNCRSPAKGK